The genomic DNA TGGAAAGTGGACGGCTACTGCGACTGAACGCAGATAGGTTTCTTGACTGCTAGATAACCAGTCGATTTTGAGACCAGTCCGGACGAGCAACTGGTCTTGAATATAGTCGGCATTGTTGGCGGATGACAAGGACCACGACCCCCATAGATGGTAGTCCTTAACGCCATAATCGTTCATGATTTGGACAAAACCACTCAGTGCTTGGGCGGCTTGTTCCACCGAATCATAATCGATCGTATGCTGATCATAGATATCTTCACCAAGTGAAACGTCGGAACGAACTCGTTCAACTTGGCGTAATGTGCGTAGGTTGACGATCGACAATTCAATACTCTGAACGTTGATCATCATAATTCCAAATAATTTTGCTGCCATGGCGATCCCCCATTTAATGATTTCCTGACCCCCAATAGGGTTAAAGGCACGTATTTATTTTAAGTTTAACACAGGTTGGGGTTAGTTAAATTAGTATTTTAGTGGTGTAACAGTTAGTGATTGCTTTTAGTTTACATTCGTAAGTTAAGGGCGATGGAAGTGGTCGGTAACTTAACGTGAGCGCTATGGACACTCATATTAGGACTTAAATCAGTGACAGTATTAAGATGTTTTGATTGAGTCATGCCAGACTAATAACGTATGAATAAGATAAAAGGCGTGGTTCAGCCGCAACGAGTACGCCTGAACCACGCCAGTTAATGTTATAAGATTTCGTGATTATCGATAATTAGTTTGTTCAGATGTTTTTCAACTCGTTTATCCGTTGGCGGTAACTGCATGTAATCACCATACATTCTGGTTAGGATGGCATCATAGGCACTGGGGATTTTGACTTGAATATCCTCAAATGGTGTTAAGGTTAATTCAGTTAACTCCTGGTAGGACATAATTTCCTTTTCGTAGTCGTATTGGGACGCGAGGTTCTTATAAGTTCGTGAATCCGACTGTTCATATAAGCGCATGTATTCTTCGCGCTCCTGTTTGTGACGATTGACTTCAGCTAACTGCTGAGGTGTATGTTTCGTGATTAAATTACGTAGTGGTGTTTTGACAAAGTTATAATTTAACTTTAGTAGAATGGCAGCATCAGCTAATTTGTAGTGCAGCATTTGTGAGCGTCGTAACGCTTCATCATCTGGGATCTTATCAAAGGGAAAGATATCGACAAACACGCCCTTAAAAGCATTGTTAACATTGTTCTTTTCTTCAATATAAGTATTGACGTCTAGTAGTTTCATATAACTCAGTGCGTAATCAGGGTCCGAAGCGCCCGTCTGCAGGAAGAATTCGTTGGGGTTAAGGTGGCGGTTGGCAACCGTAATAAAGCGCTGATATTCACTACGGCGCATTCCAATATCGATGTCATCGTCCCATGGGATAAACCCATGATGACGGATGGCACCGAGCAGTGAGCCGCCAATTAGGAAATAGTCGATATTTTCGGCATCACAGATTGCAATTACGGTACGCATCAAGCGTAATTCAACTTGGTGTAAGGGTGTCAAGGACATGTACTCGTCTCCTTTTACGTAAGCGTTTCAACTAACTCAATCATACACTTTGTTGATCAAAATTGTTAGGGAGGATGCTTAACGTTGTGATCTGCGAGTTATTGCGTGCGAAACAGTTAAAGGCGTGTTATATTTGGTCAAAAGTTAATGAAGTGATGGTGATCGCGATGAATAATGACGAATTAAGCAAACTTCTCAATGATTATTTTGAAGCATACCAAAATACAACTAAAATTATGATGGACTTGGTGGCCTGGCCGTTGAGTCAAAATAAACTGTCATTTGAGCAATTTTTAATTTTGCGGCGAATTGCAACAACTGATGAAGTGACACTCAATGATATTGCCATTCAGCGGCAGGTAACGCGTAGTGCGATTTCACGGCAAGTTAAATCATTATTGATGCAACATTATGTTTTTCAAGTACCTGATCCACGTGATCGGCGGCGATTATACTTACACTTAACGGAACGTGGTCAACAAGTTGAGCGGATCGTGGATCAGGCGATTACACGGCACTTTGATCATTGGGTCAACCAGCTAGGGGCATCGCAAATTGATCAAGTTTTCAAAATGATGGGGACTTTTAGTCAGCAAGTGACGGATCTTGGTGAGCCCCAAGTACATCCAATCTTACACTAGATTGTACTTTGAATATATCGACGATTTTGATGCGGAAAGCGTAACGATACTTATGGCTGTCAGATGAAAATAAGCTTCACGGGAATTATTAATTCTCGTGAAGCTTATTTTCATCTGACAGCTATCATTGGCAAAGCAAATCATCAGCCGTCAGTTAGTTTTATCGAAAACTCAAATTTTTTATTTATAGTAGCAATTTATGTTAGTGACACAAACCTTATTCCAATCAGCGATTAATGCTTAAAAAAGTTATGATAGATACTCTCGCAAGCTTCTAGAAACATACCGATAGCCATTAAGTACATCGCTAACATATTTTGCATGGTGAAGACTAAGTATAGTAGAACCGCATATAAGAGTAAAAAGAAGATTGCAGTAACTTTGGAACCAGCCATTTAAATCACACTCCCAAATTAGGCTTGATAAGCTAGGACTGTCATTGTGGCAAACTGGGTTAGTGACCAATTGCGGCATTATGACAATGAACACGCTTTGATTAACTTCATTCTAACGCAGCTCCTAGTAAATTAAAAATCGCATTGAATTTGATTCTAAATTATTTAGTGTTCGGTTATTGCTTTTATTTGAACATAATGATACGATTAAATACGTCAAAATAATGTCAAAACACGAACGTTTACAATTGTTCAATTATAATTTAAACGAATATCTGGAGGGAATCATGAATAAAATTGCGGCATATTTTAATTTTTCAGAATTGAAAACGTCAATGCGGACTGAGGTACTGGCCGGCTTGACGACGTTTGTCTCAATGGCTTATATCCTATTTGTTAATCCGAGTGTCTTAGGCGCTTCGGGGATGGATAAAGGGGCGGTTTTTACCGCTACGGCATTAGCTTCAGCATTAGGATGTCTATTAATGGGGCTGGTGGCTAAGTATCCAATTGCTATTGCACCTGGACTAGGGGTCAACGCATTTTTCACCTATTCGGTTGTGATTGGGATGGGGATTAAGTGGCAAACTGCTTTAGCAGGGGTGTTTGTAGCCGCAATCATCTTCATGTTAATTACGATTTTTAAACTTCGGGAAATGATTATTGACGCGATTCCGCGTGATATGAAACTCGCAATTTCAGCTGGGATCGGGTTCTTCATTGCATTCATTGGTCTTCATGGTGGTGGCTTGATTGTTGCTAATAAATCAACGGTTGTTGGCCTGGGATCATTGACAGTTGGAACGACCTGGTTGACGATTTTTGGTTTGATTGTAACGTTAATTCTGATGAGCCGGAAAGTACCTGGTGGGATTTTTATTGGGATGGTCTTAACTTCGATTTTAGGGTTAGCCACTGGTCTGATTAAGATGCCATCAACGATTGTTTCAGCAGCGCCCTCTTTAAAACCAACGTTTGGCGTTGCACTTGGTCATATTGGCGATATCAATTCGTTACAACTAATCATTGTTGTTTTGACTTTCTTATTAGTGACGTTCTTCGATACGGCTGGGACGCTAGTTGGCTTGGCAGAACAGGCTGGCTTTATGAAGAACAATAAGATGCCACGCGTCGGGAAAGCTTTGATGGCCGATTCAACATCCATGTTAGTTGGATCAGTACTAGGAACCTCACCAACCTCTGCTTACGTTGAATCTTCAGCTGGGATTGCGGTCGGTGGTCGTTCTGGGATGAGTGCGGTCGTCACTGGGGCGCTCTTTATCTTTGGGTTATTCTTCTCACCGTTATTGAATGTGGTGACGGATCAAGTAACGGCACCAGCATTAATTATTGTGGGTGTCTTGATGGCGGAATCTTTGAAACAGATCAGCTGGGAACGATTTGAAATTGCGGTACCAGCTTTCTTGACAGTTATTGGGATGCCATTGACGTATAGTATTTCTGATGGGATTGCCCTAGGTTTCATCGCTTATGTCATCACGATGGTTGCAACTAAGCATGCCAAAGAAGTCCATCCATTAATGTATGTGCTATTCTTTATTTTCATTATCTTCTTATGGATATTAAATGTTTGATGAAATTTGGTCGTGAGATATGATTAAGTAATCAAGCTATTACGAATTAACTAGTTGAGTTTATCAGGGACTACCGGCGCAGGCGTCGGTAGTCCCTTTTTTTAACGGAGAAATAAAGCAAAACTTGATGAACGTCAAGTTACCCAGATATCAAAATAATTATACTGAAATCATTCAAGTAACTAGGCAGTGATTAGATGGCAAATTTTTGCACAAATGTAAACGTTATCGTAACGTCGTGGGTTTGTGGGCTAACAATGATGGCTAGCCCAATTAATATTTATTGTGACTTGTGGCTTAACCGAATATTGTTGGAAGTGCGGTTCGTGTACTGTGAACGGTCAGAACCAATTAAGGCAAGATGCGTAGTCGCTTCAACTAGTACCGAATGATGGTTGTTGAAAAAAGTTGAAATGTCGTCAAGCCCCGTCGTTAACACTTGTAAACCATAGAAGTTTTCGTTGAATTCACAATGATAGATAAAATCTATCGATAAAAGCGTTTACATTTTAAAAATTCGTGATTACAATAAAGTCGTAAAGTTGATAATTAAAGTATATCAGAGGAGGACATTACTAATGGCTAAAATTAGTGGTTCAGATGCCGTATTAAAAGTAATTCAGAAGTGGGGCGTAAAACATATTTATGGTTTGCCCGGTGGGTCGTTCGATTCAACGATGAACGCCATCTATAATCAACGGGAAACGTTGAAGTACATCCAAGTACGTCACGAAGAAGCTGGTGCGATTGCCGCTTCCGCTGATTATAAGCTAACTGGAAAGATCGGCGTCTGCTTTGGTTCCGCTGGCCCTGGTGCTGTCCACTTACTGAACGGATTGTACGATGCTAAGGAAGATGGTATTCCAATGTTAGCCATCGTTGCACAAGTTCCAACTAAGCGGATGAACATGGACTTTTTCCAAGCAATGAATGAAGAACCGATTTTTGATGATGTTGCGGTCTGGAATCGCACTGCAATGACTGCCGAGAGCTTACCAATGCTTACCGATGAAGCGATTCGGCAAGCCTATGCCCACAATGGCGTAGCGGTCTTGACAATTCCTAAGGACTTTGGTTGGGCCGAAATTGAAGATAACTTTGAAACCAATGCCGGTGTGCATACGGTTAACTATCCAGCGCCAACGGCTGAATCGGTTGCCGATGCGATTGAATTAATCAAAGCTGCTAAGTCGCCAATGATTTACTTTGGCGTTGGCGCTAAGGATGCGGCTGAAGAATTAAAGGCTGCTTCTGAAAAATTCAAGATGCCACTGGTTTCATCAGTATTAGCAAAGGGCATTATTGAAGATGACTATCCCGCTTACTTAGGATCAACGGGACGGGTTGCCCCTAAGCCGGGTGCTGAAATTGGCTTTAGTACGGATTTGATTCTCTGGGTCGGCAATAATGTGCCGTTCAGTATCTTCCTATTTAATAAGAAGGCTAAGGTCATTCAAATCGATATTGATAGCGAAAAATTTGGTAAGCGCCACCATACGAACGTTGCTATTCAGGCGGATGCTAAGAAAGCCTTAACGGCGATCAATGCAGCTGGTGAAGCGCGCGCTGATTCAGCCTTTTATGACGCTGCGGTTGCTGATAAAAAGAACTGGGACAAATGGCAAGCCAGCTTCAACGATAGTACTGAATCACCAGTGCGCCCCGAACCAATCTTTGATGTCTTGAACCAAGAAGCTAGTGACAAAGCTGTTTGGGCCATCGATGTCGGCAATGTTAATATTAACTTTGAACGCTTGATCCGAATGCACGGTGACCAGAAATGGGCAACTTCCGGGATTTATGCAACAATGGGCTTCGGGGTTCCTGCTGCGCTGGCTGCTAAAGTTAACTACCCAGATCGGGATGTTTACAGTTTGAGTGGTGATGGTGCCTTTGCGATGTTGTCAGAAGAAATTTTGGCACAAGTTAAGTACAACTTGCACGTCATTAACATTGTCTTCAGTAACGAGACACTGGGCTTTATCGAAGCCGAACAGACCGACGATACGCATCAACCACTCTCTGGTGTTGATTTGCCAGATACTGATTGGGCCAAGGTTGGCGAAGGCTATGGTGCGGTTGGCTATACGGTACGAACTAAAGCTGAATTCAAACAAGCCCTTGAAGATGCTAAGCAGACTGATAAACCAGTTGTTATTGATGTCAAATTAACGCATGCAATGCCATTTACAACGGAGCATATGTATTTGGATGACGCATGGCAAGATAAGGATAAGATTGCAGCCTTTGTTAAGAAGTACGATGCTCAAGACTTGAAGCCATTCAGTTACTTCTTGAAGCAGGCCCAAGCCAATTAATTAGGCAAATGATTAACAAAAGGGACGCGATTATCGCGGCTCTTTTGATACATAACACTCAATTGGCTGCCAGCAATAGCGTGGCGGCAATCCTTAATGTTTTGAGTTAGGCTAGGTTGAACGTTAGGAGGTCGACAGATGCAAGTTATCAAATTAGATGCTCACCAATTACAAAGATTGGCACCACAACCGCCACTGGTGTTGGCCTTGGGATTTTTTGATGGCGTGCATCAGGGCCACCAGCGTGTCATTCAGACGGCACGAAGAATTGCTGTGCAGCGGGGGTTACCGTTAGCCGTGATGACCTTCAATCGGCATGCGTCCCAATTATTTCAATCACACACCAAGTTTCGGTATCTCAATACGGTCACGCAAAAAATACAACATATGGCTGATTTGCAAGTACAACGGCTCTATATTACTGATTTCAATAATCAATTTGCTAAGCTGTCACCAGTAGCCTTCATCAAAGACTATCTGGTAACGTTAAATGCCCAAGTCGTTGTGGCGGGGTTTGATTATACGTTTGGTCAGGGTGGAACGCATGGGATGCGTGAGTTAGCCCAACTTGGCACGCCTTATTTTGAAACAGTCACGGTAGATCGTCTGGCGAATCAACAATTAAAAGTGAGTTCAACGCGAATTCGGGGATTGATTGCGCAGGGGCAGTTGGCATCGGCTAACGATTTATTAGGATACCCTTACGAGACACAGGCAACACTTAAACCATTGACGCGGGCGATAATACTAGCCAATACTCGTCAACAGGTGCCAGCAGCTGGTGACTACCGTTGCTGGTTAGTGGGGGCCAATTATCGGCAGTCAGTGGTTATTCGAGTGGCAAACACACTTCAAATTATCTCGCCATATCAATTACCGCCACTAGCGGATGATCTGACGGTCAATATTCAATGGCAGAACCGGGTCGCACAAG from Lactiplantibacillus paraplantarum includes the following:
- a CDS encoding NCS2 family permease, translating into MNKIAAYFNFSELKTSMRTEVLAGLTTFVSMAYILFVNPSVLGASGMDKGAVFTATALASALGCLLMGLVAKYPIAIAPGLGVNAFFTYSVVIGMGIKWQTALAGVFVAAIIFMLITIFKLREMIIDAIPRDMKLAISAGIGFFIAFIGLHGGGLIVANKSTVVGLGSLTVGTTWLTIFGLIVTLILMSRKVPGGIFIGMVLTSILGLATGLIKMPSTIVSAAPSLKPTFGVALGHIGDINSLQLIIVVLTFLLVTFFDTAGTLVGLAEQAGFMKNNKMPRVGKALMADSTSMLVGSVLGTSPTSAYVESSAGIAVGGRSGMSAVVTGALFIFGLFFSPLLNVVTDQVTAPALIIVGVLMAESLKQISWERFEIAVPAFLTVIGMPLTYSISDGIALGFIAYVITMVATKHAKEVHPLMYVLFFIFIIFLWILNV
- a CDS encoding FAD synthetase family protein, translating into MQVIKLDAHQLQRLAPQPPLVLALGFFDGVHQGHQRVIQTARRIAVQRGLPLAVMTFNRHASQLFQSHTKFRYLNTVTQKIQHMADLQVQRLYITDFNNQFAKLSPVAFIKDYLVTLNAQVVVAGFDYTFGQGGTHGMRELAQLGTPYFETVTVDRLANQQLKVSSTRIRGLIAQGQLASANDLLGYPYETQATLKPLTRAIILANTRQQVPAAGDYRCWLVGANYRQSVVIRVANTLQIISPYQLPPLADDLTVNIQWQNRVAQVDSTTTVHQQRSQL
- a CDS encoding MarR family winged helix-turn-helix transcriptional regulator, coding for MNNDELSKLLNDYFEAYQNTTKIMMDLVAWPLSQNKLSFEQFLILRRIATTDEVTLNDIAIQRQVTRSAISRQVKSLLMQHYVFQVPDPRDRRRLYLHLTERGQQVERIVDQAITRHFDHWVNQLGASQIDQVFKMMGTFSQQVTDLGEPQVHPILH
- a CDS encoding LicD family protein, translating into MSLTPLHQVELRLMRTVIAICDAENIDYFLIGGSLLGAIRHHGFIPWDDDIDIGMRRSEYQRFITVANRHLNPNEFFLQTGASDPDYALSYMKLLDVNTYIEEKNNVNNAFKGVFVDIFPFDKIPDDEALRRSQMLHYKLADAAILLKLNYNFVKTPLRNLITKHTPQQLAEVNRHKQEREEYMRLYEQSDSRTYKNLASQYDYEKEIMSYQELTELTLTPFEDIQVKIPSAYDAILTRMYGDYMQLPPTDKRVEKHLNKLIIDNHEIL
- the spxB gene encoding pyruvate oxidase, whose amino-acid sequence is MAKISGSDAVLKVIQKWGVKHIYGLPGGSFDSTMNAIYNQRETLKYIQVRHEEAGAIAASADYKLTGKIGVCFGSAGPGAVHLLNGLYDAKEDGIPMLAIVAQVPTKRMNMDFFQAMNEEPIFDDVAVWNRTAMTAESLPMLTDEAIRQAYAHNGVAVLTIPKDFGWAEIEDNFETNAGVHTVNYPAPTAESVADAIELIKAAKSPMIYFGVGAKDAAEELKAASEKFKMPLVSSVLAKGIIEDDYPAYLGSTGRVAPKPGAEIGFSTDLILWVGNNVPFSIFLFNKKAKVIQIDIDSEKFGKRHHTNVAIQADAKKALTAINAAGEARADSAFYDAAVADKKNWDKWQASFNDSTESPVRPEPIFDVLNQEASDKAVWAIDVGNVNINFERLIRMHGDQKWATSGIYATMGFGVPAALAAKVNYPDRDVYSLSGDGAFAMLSEEILAQVKYNLHVINIVFSNETLGFIEAEQTDDTHQPLSGVDLPDTDWAKVGEGYGAVGYTVRTKAEFKQALEDAKQTDKPVVIDVKLTHAMPFTTEHMYLDDAWQDKDKIAAFVKKYDAQDLKPFSYFLKQAQAN